A single window of Gadus morhua chromosome 22, gadMor3.0, whole genome shotgun sequence DNA harbors:
- the dbpa gene encoding D site albumin promoter binding protein a isoform X2, with protein MSRPLTQLLPPEHPAGASPHLGSSNPPGSAPNGGHLTSMASLKSLLQLPIKADPRAAKDCCEMKDKAKPPDPEEEAVGAPPPAVPAGGPPGAGPLRPSSQSAFLGPLLWERTLPCDGGLFQLQYMDLEEFLTENGMGMHTNGPSSATAQIPSQSPQSAVPNQSSQCPPSSPPPCSSSSSSMSSSSSSSSLIGLETVQPPPPQSIMGAAPECLHGSQTPSSDPSPSSSSSSSSSSSSSSSCPLGPPPSVGPPQVADGNSDVLVNFDPDPADLALSSVPGQEAFDPRRHRFSDEELKPQPMIKKARKMLVPNEQKATASKDDKYWSRRYKNNEAAKRSRDARRLKENQITVRAAFLERENASLRQEVADMRKELGRCRNVLNKYESRHGDL; from the exons ATGTCACGTCCGCTCACCCAGCTCCTACCGCCTGAACACCCGGCCGGAGCCAGCCCGCACCTCGGGAGCAGCAACCCGCCCGGAAGTGCACCGAACGGCGGTCACTTGACCTCCATGGCCAGCCTCAAGTCTCTGCTCCAACTGCCAATCAAAGCTGACCCGCGAGCCGCCAAGGACTGCTGCGAAATGAAAG ACAAGGCCAAGCCCCCAGACcccgaggaggaggcggtgggggccccccccccggcggtgCCGGCGGGGGGGCCCCCGGGCGCGGGGCCCCTGCGGCCCAGCTCCCAGTCGGCCTTCCTGGGGCCCCTGCTGTGGGAGCGCACCCTGCCGTGCGACGGGGGTCTGTTCCAGCTGCAGTACATGGACCTGGAGGAGTTCCTCACGGAGAACGGCATGGGCATGCACACCAACGGGCCCAGCTCGGCCACCGCACAGATCCCCTCGCAG agccCCCAGTCCGCGGTGCCCAACCAGAGTTCTCAGTGtccgccctcctctcctcctccctgctcctcctcttcctcctccatgtcctcctcttcctcctcttcctcgctcatCGGTCTGGAGACGGTGCAGCCGCCGCCACCGCAAAGCATCATGGGAGCAGCGCCGGAGTGTCTGCATG GAAGCCAGACCCCTTCCTCTGACCCCTCgccctcttcctcatcttcctcctcttcctcctcgtcctcctcgtcctcctgccCTCTCGGTCCCCCCCCGTCGGTCGGCCCGCCGCAGGTTGCCGACGGCAACAGCGACGTCCTGGTGAACTTTGACCCTGACCCGGCAGACCTGGCCCTGTCCAGCGTCCCGGGCCAGGAGGCCTTCGACCCGCGGCGCCACCGCTTCAGCGACGAGGAGCTCAAACCGCAGCCCATGATCAAGAAGGCCCGCAAGATGCTGGTGCCCAACGAGCAGAAG gCGACCGCATCCAAGGACGACAAGTACTGGAGCCGGCGCTACAAGAACAACGAGGCGGCGAAGCGCTCCCGCGACGCGCGGCGGCTGAAGGAGAACCAGATCACGGTGCGCGCCGCCTTCCTGGAGCGGGAGAACGCTTCGCTGAGGCAGGAGGTGGCTGACATGAGGAAGGAGCTGGGACGCTGCCGCAACGTCCTCAACAAGTACGAGAGTCGCCACGGCGACCTGTGA
- the dbpa gene encoding D site albumin promoter binding protein a isoform X1, whose protein sequence is MSRPLTQLLPPEHPAGASPHLGSSNPPGSAPNGGHLTSMASLKSLLQLPIKADPRAAKDCCEMKDKAKPPDPEEEAVGAPPPAVPAGGPPGAGPLRPSSQSAFLGPLLWERTLPCDGGLFQLQYMDLEEFLTENGMGMHTNGPSSATAQIPSQSPQSAVPNQSSQCPPSSPPPCSSSSSSMSSSSSSSSLIGLETVQPPPPQSIMGAAPECLHAGSQTPSSDPSPSSSSSSSSSSSSSSSCPLGPPPSVGPPQVADGNSDVLVNFDPDPADLALSSVPGQEAFDPRRHRFSDEELKPQPMIKKARKMLVPNEQKATASKDDKYWSRRYKNNEAAKRSRDARRLKENQITVRAAFLERENASLRQEVADMRKELGRCRNVLNKYESRHGDL, encoded by the exons ATGTCACGTCCGCTCACCCAGCTCCTACCGCCTGAACACCCGGCCGGAGCCAGCCCGCACCTCGGGAGCAGCAACCCGCCCGGAAGTGCACCGAACGGCGGTCACTTGACCTCCATGGCCAGCCTCAAGTCTCTGCTCCAACTGCCAATCAAAGCTGACCCGCGAGCCGCCAAGGACTGCTGCGAAATGAAAG ACAAGGCCAAGCCCCCAGACcccgaggaggaggcggtgggggccccccccccggcggtgCCGGCGGGGGGGCCCCCGGGCGCGGGGCCCCTGCGGCCCAGCTCCCAGTCGGCCTTCCTGGGGCCCCTGCTGTGGGAGCGCACCCTGCCGTGCGACGGGGGTCTGTTCCAGCTGCAGTACATGGACCTGGAGGAGTTCCTCACGGAGAACGGCATGGGCATGCACACCAACGGGCCCAGCTCGGCCACCGCACAGATCCCCTCGCAG agccCCCAGTCCGCGGTGCCCAACCAGAGTTCTCAGTGtccgccctcctctcctcctccctgctcctcctcttcctcctccatgtcctcctcttcctcctcttcctcgctcatCGGTCTGGAGACGGTGCAGCCGCCGCCACCGCAAAGCATCATGGGAGCAGCGCCGGAGTGTCTGCATG cagGAAGCCAGACCCCTTCCTCTGACCCCTCgccctcttcctcatcttcctcctcttcctcctcgtcctcctcgtcctcctgccCTCTCGGTCCCCCCCCGTCGGTCGGCCCGCCGCAGGTTGCCGACGGCAACAGCGACGTCCTGGTGAACTTTGACCCTGACCCGGCAGACCTGGCCCTGTCCAGCGTCCCGGGCCAGGAGGCCTTCGACCCGCGGCGCCACCGCTTCAGCGACGAGGAGCTCAAACCGCAGCCCATGATCAAGAAGGCCCGCAAGATGCTGGTGCCCAACGAGCAGAAG gCGACCGCATCCAAGGACGACAAGTACTGGAGCCGGCGCTACAAGAACAACGAGGCGGCGAAGCGCTCCCGCGACGCGCGGCGGCTGAAGGAGAACCAGATCACGGTGCGCGCCGCCTTCCTGGAGCGGGAGAACGCTTCGCTGAGGCAGGAGGTGGCTGACATGAGGAAGGAGCTGGGACGCTGCCGCAACGTCCTCAACAAGTACGAGAGTCGCCACGGCGACCTGTGA
- the dbpa gene encoding D site albumin promoter binding protein a isoform X3, producing the protein MSRPLTQLLPPEHPAGASPHLGSSNPPGSAPNGGHLTSMASLKSLLQLPIKADPRAAKDCCEMKDKAKPPDPEEEAVGAPPPAVPAGGPPGAGPLRPSSQSAFLGPLLWERTLPCDGGLFQLQYMDLEEFLTENGMGMHTNGPSSATAQIPSQSPQSAVPNQSSQCPPSSPPPCSSSSSSMSSSSSSSSLIGLETVQPPPPQSIMGAAPECLHAGSQTPSSDPSPSSSSSSSSSSSSSSSCPLGPPPSVGPPQVADGNSDVLVNFDPDPADLALSSVPGQEAFDPRRHRFSDEELKPQPMIKKARKMLVPNEQKDDKYWSRRYKNNEAAKRSRDARRLKENQITVRAAFLERENASLRQEVADMRKELGRCRNVLNKYESRHGDL; encoded by the exons ATGTCACGTCCGCTCACCCAGCTCCTACCGCCTGAACACCCGGCCGGAGCCAGCCCGCACCTCGGGAGCAGCAACCCGCCCGGAAGTGCACCGAACGGCGGTCACTTGACCTCCATGGCCAGCCTCAAGTCTCTGCTCCAACTGCCAATCAAAGCTGACCCGCGAGCCGCCAAGGACTGCTGCGAAATGAAAG ACAAGGCCAAGCCCCCAGACcccgaggaggaggcggtgggggccccccccccggcggtgCCGGCGGGGGGGCCCCCGGGCGCGGGGCCCCTGCGGCCCAGCTCCCAGTCGGCCTTCCTGGGGCCCCTGCTGTGGGAGCGCACCCTGCCGTGCGACGGGGGTCTGTTCCAGCTGCAGTACATGGACCTGGAGGAGTTCCTCACGGAGAACGGCATGGGCATGCACACCAACGGGCCCAGCTCGGCCACCGCACAGATCCCCTCGCAG agccCCCAGTCCGCGGTGCCCAACCAGAGTTCTCAGTGtccgccctcctctcctcctccctgctcctcctcttcctcctccatgtcctcctcttcctcctcttcctcgctcatCGGTCTGGAGACGGTGCAGCCGCCGCCACCGCAAAGCATCATGGGAGCAGCGCCGGAGTGTCTGCATG cagGAAGCCAGACCCCTTCCTCTGACCCCTCgccctcttcctcatcttcctcctcttcctcctcgtcctcctcgtcctcctgccCTCTCGGTCCCCCCCCGTCGGTCGGCCCGCCGCAGGTTGCCGACGGCAACAGCGACGTCCTGGTGAACTTTGACCCTGACCCGGCAGACCTGGCCCTGTCCAGCGTCCCGGGCCAGGAGGCCTTCGACCCGCGGCGCCACCGCTTCAGCGACGAGGAGCTCAAACCGCAGCCCATGATCAAGAAGGCCCGCAAGATGCTGGTGCCCAACGAGCAGAAG GACGACAAGTACTGGAGCCGGCGCTACAAGAACAACGAGGCGGCGAAGCGCTCCCGCGACGCGCGGCGGCTGAAGGAGAACCAGATCACGGTGCGCGCCGCCTTCCTGGAGCGGGAGAACGCTTCGCTGAGGCAGGAGGTGGCTGACATGAGGAAGGAGCTGGGACGCTGCCGCAACGTCCTCAACAAGTACGAGAGTCGCCACGGCGACCTGTGA
- the dbpa gene encoding D site albumin promoter binding protein a isoform X4 gives MSRPLTQLLPPEHPAGASPHLGSSNPPGSAPNGGHLTSMASLKSLLQLPIKADPRAAKDCCEMKDKAKPPDPEEEAVGAPPPAVPAGGPPGAGPLRPSSQSAFLGPLLWERTLPCDGGLFQLQYMDLEEFLTENGMGMHTNGPSSATAQIPSQSPQSAVPNQSSQCPPSSPPPCSSSSSSMSSSSSSSSLIGLETVQPPPPQSIMGAAPECLHGSQTPSSDPSPSSSSSSSSSSSSSSSCPLGPPPSVGPPQVADGNSDVLVNFDPDPADLALSSVPGQEAFDPRRHRFSDEELKPQPMIKKARKMLVPNEQKDDKYWSRRYKNNEAAKRSRDARRLKENQITVRAAFLERENASLRQEVADMRKELGRCRNVLNKYESRHGDL, from the exons ATGTCACGTCCGCTCACCCAGCTCCTACCGCCTGAACACCCGGCCGGAGCCAGCCCGCACCTCGGGAGCAGCAACCCGCCCGGAAGTGCACCGAACGGCGGTCACTTGACCTCCATGGCCAGCCTCAAGTCTCTGCTCCAACTGCCAATCAAAGCTGACCCGCGAGCCGCCAAGGACTGCTGCGAAATGAAAG ACAAGGCCAAGCCCCCAGACcccgaggaggaggcggtgggggccccccccccggcggtgCCGGCGGGGGGGCCCCCGGGCGCGGGGCCCCTGCGGCCCAGCTCCCAGTCGGCCTTCCTGGGGCCCCTGCTGTGGGAGCGCACCCTGCCGTGCGACGGGGGTCTGTTCCAGCTGCAGTACATGGACCTGGAGGAGTTCCTCACGGAGAACGGCATGGGCATGCACACCAACGGGCCCAGCTCGGCCACCGCACAGATCCCCTCGCAG agccCCCAGTCCGCGGTGCCCAACCAGAGTTCTCAGTGtccgccctcctctcctcctccctgctcctcctcttcctcctccatgtcctcctcttcctcctcttcctcgctcatCGGTCTGGAGACGGTGCAGCCGCCGCCACCGCAAAGCATCATGGGAGCAGCGCCGGAGTGTCTGCATG GAAGCCAGACCCCTTCCTCTGACCCCTCgccctcttcctcatcttcctcctcttcctcctcgtcctcctcgtcctcctgccCTCTCGGTCCCCCCCCGTCGGTCGGCCCGCCGCAGGTTGCCGACGGCAACAGCGACGTCCTGGTGAACTTTGACCCTGACCCGGCAGACCTGGCCCTGTCCAGCGTCCCGGGCCAGGAGGCCTTCGACCCGCGGCGCCACCGCTTCAGCGACGAGGAGCTCAAACCGCAGCCCATGATCAAGAAGGCCCGCAAGATGCTGGTGCCCAACGAGCAGAAG GACGACAAGTACTGGAGCCGGCGCTACAAGAACAACGAGGCGGCGAAGCGCTCCCGCGACGCGCGGCGGCTGAAGGAGAACCAGATCACGGTGCGCGCCGCCTTCCTGGAGCGGGAGAACGCTTCGCTGAGGCAGGAGGTGGCTGACATGAGGAAGGAGCTGGGACGCTGCCGCAACGTCCTCAACAAGTACGAGAGTCGCCACGGCGACCTGTGA